From Solidesulfovibrio sp., a single genomic window includes:
- the cysQ gene encoding 3'(2'),5'-bisphosphate nucleotidase CysQ, producing the protein MQDLDLSALGGLARLAGQAVRDIARAGFTVAQKADRSPVTAADTAASDILVAGLAQMFPGLPVVCEETTAAPYAVRRGYKRFFLVDPLDGTKEFIEGRDDYCVLIALIEAGRPVYGVVYAPATDTLWCGGPAVPSTRRLAGGPAEPLRAVAPRPGEPLCVVASRSHPDAGLAAYLERFPGHRLVSRGSALKFVALAEGAGHLYPRFGPTWEWDTAAGHAVLLGAGGALTAPDGAPFFYNKPDLRNGPFVARSFSGDPVDASPFLS; encoded by the coding sequence ATGCAGGACCTCGACCTTTCGGCCCTGGGCGGCCTGGCCAGGCTGGCCGGACAGGCCGTGCGCGACATCGCCCGCGCCGGGTTCACCGTGGCCCAGAAAGCCGACCGCTCGCCCGTGACCGCCGCCGACACCGCCGCCAGCGACATCCTCGTGGCCGGGCTTGCCCAGATGTTTCCCGGCCTGCCCGTGGTGTGCGAGGAGACCACGGCCGCGCCCTACGCGGTGCGGCGCGGGTACAAGCGATTTTTCCTGGTCGATCCCCTGGACGGCACCAAGGAGTTCATCGAGGGCCGCGACGACTACTGCGTGCTGATCGCCCTCATCGAGGCCGGCCGCCCGGTCTACGGCGTGGTCTATGCCCCGGCCACGGACACGCTTTGGTGCGGCGGGCCGGCCGTCCCGTCCACCCGGCGCCTGGCCGGCGGCCCGGCCGAACCCCTGCGCGCCGTGGCGCCGCGTCCCGGCGAGCCCCTTTGCGTCGTGGCCAGCCGGTCCCATCCCGACGCCGGCCTGGCCGCCTATCTGGAACGCTTTCCCGGACACCGGCTGGTCAGCCGGGGCAGCGCGCTCAAGTTCGTCGCCCTGGCCGAGGGGGCCGGCCACCTCTATCCCCGGTTCGGGCCGACCTGGGAATGGGATACCGCCGCCGGCCACGCCGTGCTCCTCGGCGCCGGCGGGGCGCTCACCGCCCCGGACGGGGCGCCGTTTTTCTACAACAAGCCGGATTTGCGCAACGGCCCCTTCGTGGCCCGGTCGTTTTCCGGCGACCCGGTTGACGCAAGCCCCTTCCTTTCATAG
- a CDS encoding circadian clock protein KaiB codes for MRLTLFIDGQAPEQARLGETVQAWCDRRLGGGCRVEVLDVRGWPVGTENIPVLATPALSLDATGRLVVGDLSDVSAALAALGCVSPAA; via the coding sequence ATGCGCCTCACTCTTTTTATCGACGGCCAGGCCCCGGAACAGGCCCGCCTTGGCGAAACCGTGCAGGCCTGGTGCGACAGGCGCCTTGGCGGCGGCTGCCGGGTGGAGGTCCTCGACGTGCGGGGCTGGCCCGTGGGCACGGAAAACATTCCGGTCCTGGCCACCCCGGCCCTGTCCCTGGACGCCACCGGCCGCCTGGTCGTGGGCGATCTGTCCGACGTGTCGGCGGCCCTGGCCGCCCTGGGCTGCGTTTCGCCGGCGGCCTAG